One genomic segment of Mesoterricola silvestris includes these proteins:
- the nuoK gene encoding NADH-quinone oxidoreductase subunit NuoK, producing the protein MSNLLQGSLQGYVLVALLLFAIGFFIVLSRRSVLVQFMGVELMLNAANVALLAFARARGGDVQGTVFYLFIIAVAACEAAVGLALVVGLFRHRTTTDTDRADALKL; encoded by the coding sequence ATGTCCAACCTCCTGCAAGGCAGCCTCCAGGGCTACGTCCTGGTGGCGCTGCTGCTCTTCGCCATCGGCTTCTTCATCGTCCTGAGCCGGCGCTCCGTGCTGGTGCAGTTCATGGGCGTCGAGCTCATGCTCAATGCCGCCAACGTGGCCCTGCTGGCCTTCGCCCGGGCCCGGGGGGGCGACGTCCAGGGCACGGTGTTCTACCTCTTCATCATCGCGGTGGCCGCGTGCGAGGCCGCCGTCGGCCTGGCGCTGGTGGTGGGCCTGTTCCGCCACCGCACCACCACCGACACCGACCGCGCCGACGCGCTCAAGCTGTGA
- a CDS encoding NADH-quinone oxidoreductase subunit J family protein codes for MFLTFALITLLGALSLAFQKNLVVAGLCMVLTFFGVAGLFLLLANPVAAALQVIVYSGAIVVLVLFVIMLLSAHEEEEALKAHAIQRWGSAAAALALAGGAVKVVLSSSFLRTPPSPGIPPPMDLGALGNALFKNHLAAFEIVGLLLLATMVGAVVLVKRDL; via the coding sequence ATGTTCCTGACATTCGCCCTCATCACCCTGCTCGGCGCGCTTTCCCTGGCCTTCCAGAAGAACCTCGTCGTGGCCGGGCTCTGCATGGTGCTCACCTTCTTCGGGGTGGCCGGGCTCTTCCTGCTGCTGGCCAACCCCGTGGCCGCGGCCCTGCAGGTCATCGTCTATTCCGGCGCCATCGTCGTGCTGGTGCTGTTCGTCATCATGCTGCTGAGCGCCCACGAGGAGGAGGAGGCCCTGAAGGCCCACGCCATCCAGCGGTGGGGTTCGGCCGCCGCCGCCCTGGCCCTGGCCGGGGGCGCCGTGAAGGTGGTGCTGTCCTCAAGCTTCCTGAGGACGCCGCCCTCCCCGGGCATCCCGCCCCCCATGGACCTGGGGGCCCTGGGCAACGCCCTGTTCAAGAACCACCTCGCCGCCTTCGAGATCGTGGGCCTGCTGCTCCTGGCGACCATGGTCGGGGCCGTGGTCCTGGTGAAGCGGGACCTGTGA
- a CDS encoding NuoI/complex I 23 kDa subunit family protein, which translates to MAVVVKKVELTWVDRTYVIPVLQGMAITMKHFLKQILTRSRKRFTVQYPEWKREVAPGYRGLHELKRFEDGSIKCVACFMCAEACPARCITIEADAFGDLNKTQGFEEKRPAVFRIDMLRCIYCGMCEEACPKDAIWLRGDYEQASYDRLSMQFGKWDLMNTYADKDGKARITQDPTPSIPRNPTSL; encoded by the coding sequence ATGGCAGTCGTCGTCAAGAAAGTCGAACTCACGTGGGTGGACCGCACCTACGTGATCCCCGTGCTCCAGGGCATGGCCATCACCATGAAGCACTTCCTCAAGCAGATCCTCACCCGGAGCCGCAAGCGGTTCACGGTGCAGTACCCCGAATGGAAGCGGGAGGTGGCCCCCGGGTACCGGGGCCTCCACGAGCTCAAGCGCTTCGAGGACGGGTCCATCAAGTGCGTGGCCTGCTTCATGTGCGCCGAGGCCTGCCCGGCGAGGTGCATCACCATCGAGGCCGACGCCTTCGGGGACCTGAACAAGACCCAGGGCTTCGAGGAGAAGCGCCCGGCGGTCTTCCGCATCGACATGCTCCGGTGCATCTACTGCGGCATGTGCGAGGAGGCCTGCCCCAAGGACGCCATCTGGCTGCGGGGCGACTACGAGCAGGCTTCCTACGACCGGCTCTCCATGCAGTTCGGCAAGTGGGACCTCATGAACACCTATGCGGACAAGGACGGCAAGGCCCGGATCACCCAGGATCCCACGCCCTCCATCCCCCGTAACCCGACCTCGCTGTAG
- a CDS encoding complex I subunit 1/NuoH family protein: MEFLARLLHLQPQTFWMIAKVIIVFAGPLTLAALLTWVERRGSAMIQDRIGPNRALLFGRWRLLGLPQLAADGIKFFLKEDLVTADANKALFWLAPFLAFVPAMMGFAVIPFGRSLVQGGQTYHMSLLEPGNGMGMLYPLAIGSVAVYGILTAAWSSNNKWSILGGMRASAQMVSYELAMSLAVVAIFLRTGGYDPHEIIAHQAVLWNVIPQFFGFLVFFVCMFAETNRLPFDFAEGESEIVAGFHTEYGSMKFALLQLSEYVHIVTAAALIVTLYFGGWQVPFVAAPSVTLSIAAFVLKLVFFCWVFIWIRWTVPRFRFDQLMFMGWKVMLPLSLGNLMVQAFLMYRRG; this comes from the coding sequence ATGGAATTCCTAGCCCGACTCCTGCACCTCCAGCCCCAGACCTTCTGGATGATCGCCAAGGTGATCATCGTCTTCGCGGGTCCCCTCACCCTGGCCGCCCTCCTCACCTGGGTGGAGCGCCGGGGCAGCGCCATGATCCAGGACCGCATCGGGCCCAACCGGGCCCTGCTCTTCGGGCGCTGGCGCCTGCTGGGCCTGCCCCAGCTGGCCGCGGACGGCATCAAGTTCTTCCTGAAGGAGGACCTGGTCACCGCCGACGCCAACAAGGCCCTGTTCTGGCTGGCCCCCTTCCTGGCCTTCGTGCCGGCCATGATGGGCTTCGCGGTCATCCCCTTCGGCCGGTCCCTGGTGCAGGGCGGCCAGACCTACCACATGAGCCTCCTGGAGCCCGGCAACGGCATGGGCATGCTCTACCCCCTGGCCATCGGGTCGGTGGCTGTGTACGGCATCCTCACCGCCGCCTGGAGCAGCAACAACAAGTGGTCGATCCTGGGCGGCATGCGGGCCTCGGCCCAGATGGTGAGCTACGAGCTGGCCATGAGCCTGGCGGTGGTGGCCATCTTCCTGCGCACGGGCGGCTATGACCCCCACGAGATCATCGCCCACCAGGCCGTGCTCTGGAACGTCATCCCCCAGTTCTTCGGCTTCCTGGTGTTCTTCGTGTGCATGTTCGCCGAGACCAACCGCCTCCCCTTCGACTTCGCCGAGGGCGAAAGCGAGATCGTGGCGGGCTTCCACACCGAGTACGGCTCCATGAAGTTCGCGCTGCTCCAGCTTTCGGAGTACGTGCACATCGTCACGGCCGCCGCCCTCATCGTGACGCTCTACTTCGGCGGCTGGCAGGTGCCCTTCGTGGCCGCGCCCTCCGTCACCCTCTCCATCGCCGCCTTCGTCCTCAAGCTGGTGTTCTTCTGCTGGGTCTTCATCTGGATCCGGTGGACCGTGCCCCGCTTCCGGTTCGACCAGCTGATGTTCATGGGCTGGAAGGTGATGCTCCCCTTGAGCCTGGGCAACCTCATGGTCCAGGCGTTCCTCATGTACCGGCGGGGTTGA
- a CDS encoding nitric-oxide reductase large subunit: MKQRWLILLLVLIASFGVLGIGGRQIALNAPPIPASVVGPDGRELVGAGQILDGQKSYLGHGGQHIGSIWGHGAYLAPDWTAKALHRWAELTLAQAKASGLSDAEARARTQAAFQSNSFQDGTLTLDAPRAAAYAATREELARTVFGGDRDAAIPARWIPSMEEGERVADFFLWTAWTAAARRPGEDVSYTQNWPQESLVGNQITPISHLWSILSIVLLILGVGLMVWFQASQKEEAFPAPQPMTPEPATPSQRWSAIYFAVAMALFMVQILMGVFTAHYAVESNSLYGIDLSRILPYAATRTWHLQLAVFWIATCWLATGLYLGPKLAGREPKGQYLGVAGLLVALVVVVVGALTGSQQAILGRLSGSFMLGHQGYEYVELGRLWQILLTVGMVGWLVLVVRAIRPALAAEKGSLGLLKLFLLAAVAIPLFYSAGFMYNRETHLALAEYWRWWVVHLWVEGFFEVFATVAIALLSTRLGLLREKTALRSVNLSMILFLGSGIIGTFHHLYFSGSPAFISALGSMFSALEIVPLTIVGFELAQSLRAGRALGSGYEWPFKFFAAVCFWNLIGAGVFGMLINPPSILYYGQGLNTTPIHSHAALFGVYGFLAIALMLFALRGMTPDRAWDGKLLKTGFWGLNLGLVLMLVLSLIPSGLNQIVQSLQHGTWFARSAAVVQSPFMRTLTWMRFPGDVLFGVGALAVTAFTIKAVIAAWKWRKA; the protein is encoded by the coding sequence ATGAAACAGCGTTGGCTGATTCTTCTTCTGGTGCTCATCGCCAGCTTCGGGGTCCTGGGGATCGGGGGGCGGCAGATCGCCCTCAACGCCCCGCCCATCCCCGCCAGCGTGGTGGGCCCCGATGGGCGCGAACTGGTGGGCGCCGGGCAGATCCTGGACGGCCAGAAGAGCTACCTGGGCCACGGCGGCCAGCACATCGGATCCATATGGGGCCACGGGGCCTACCTGGCCCCGGACTGGACGGCCAAGGCCCTGCACCGCTGGGCCGAGTTGACCCTCGCCCAGGCCAAGGCCTCCGGCCTCTCCGACGCCGAGGCCCGGGCCCGCACCCAGGCCGCCTTCCAGTCCAACAGCTTCCAGGACGGCACCCTGACCCTGGACGCCCCCCGGGCCGCGGCCTACGCCGCCACCCGGGAGGAGCTGGCCCGCACCGTCTTCGGGGGCGACAGGGACGCCGCCATCCCCGCCCGCTGGATCCCCTCCATGGAGGAGGGCGAACGCGTGGCCGATTTCTTCCTGTGGACCGCCTGGACCGCCGCGGCCCGCAGGCCCGGCGAGGACGTGAGCTACACCCAGAACTGGCCCCAGGAATCCCTGGTGGGCAACCAGATCACCCCCATCAGCCACCTGTGGAGCATCCTCTCCATCGTCCTGCTGATCCTGGGCGTGGGCCTCATGGTGTGGTTCCAGGCCTCCCAGAAGGAGGAGGCCTTCCCGGCCCCCCAGCCCATGACCCCCGAGCCGGCCACCCCCAGCCAGCGCTGGTCCGCCATCTACTTCGCCGTGGCCATGGCCCTCTTCATGGTCCAGATCCTCATGGGCGTGTTCACCGCCCACTACGCCGTGGAATCCAATTCCCTCTACGGCATCGACCTCAGCCGCATCCTGCCCTACGCGGCCACCCGCACCTGGCACCTGCAGCTCGCCGTGTTCTGGATCGCCACCTGCTGGCTGGCCACGGGCCTCTACCTGGGCCCCAAGCTCGCCGGCCGTGAACCCAAGGGCCAGTACCTGGGCGTCGCCGGCCTCCTGGTGGCCCTCGTGGTGGTGGTGGTGGGCGCCCTCACCGGCAGCCAGCAGGCCATCCTGGGCCGCCTCAGCGGCTCGTTCATGCTGGGCCACCAGGGCTACGAGTACGTGGAACTGGGCCGCCTCTGGCAGATCCTCCTCACCGTGGGCATGGTGGGCTGGCTCGTGCTGGTGGTGCGGGCCATCCGCCCCGCCCTGGCCGCCGAGAAGGGCTCCCTGGGCCTCCTGAAGCTCTTCCTCCTGGCCGCCGTGGCCATCCCGCTCTTCTACTCCGCGGGCTTCATGTACAACCGCGAGACGCACCTGGCCCTGGCCGAGTACTGGCGCTGGTGGGTGGTGCACCTCTGGGTGGAAGGCTTCTTCGAGGTGTTCGCCACCGTGGCCATCGCCCTGCTCTCCACCCGCCTCGGCCTCCTGCGGGAGAAGACCGCCCTGCGCAGCGTGAACCTCAGCATGATCCTCTTCCTGGGCTCGGGCATCATCGGCACCTTCCACCACCTGTACTTCTCGGGCTCCCCGGCCTTCATCTCCGCCCTGGGCTCCATGTTCAGCGCCCTGGAGATCGTGCCCCTGACCATCGTGGGCTTCGAACTGGCCCAGAGCCTGCGCGCGGGCCGCGCCCTGGGCAGCGGCTACGAGTGGCCCTTCAAGTTCTTCGCCGCGGTGTGCTTCTGGAACCTCATCGGCGCGGGCGTATTCGGCATGCTCATCAACCCCCCGTCCATCCTCTACTACGGCCAGGGCCTCAACACCACGCCCATCCACAGCCACGCCGCCCTCTTCGGGGTCTACGGCTTCCTCGCCATCGCCCTGATGCTCTTCGCGCTGCGCGGCATGACCCCCGACCGCGCCTGGGACGGCAAGCTGCTGAAGACCGGCTTCTGGGGCCTCAACCTGGGCCTGGTGCTCATGCTCGTCCTGAGCCTGATCCCCAGCGGCCTGAACCAGATCGTCCAGAGCCTCCAGCACGGCACCTGGTTCGCCCGGAGCGCCGCGGTGGTGCAGAGCCCCTTCATGCGGACCCTCACCTGGATGCGCTTCCCCGGCGACGTCCTCTTCGGCGTCGGCGCCCTGGCGGTGACCGCGTTCACGATCAAGGCCGTCATCGCCGCCTGGAAGTGGCGCAAGGCCTAG
- a CDS encoding glutamine--tRNA ligase/YqeY domain fusion protein gives MTNETPAPEPRSLNFIEEIMEADGSSGKHQGRICTRFPPEPNGYLHIGHAKSICINFGLAAKYGGRTNLRFDDTNPVKEDIEYVDSIRDDVRWLGFDWAGEHYASDYFPFLYDYAEYLIGRGMAYVCDLNEEEIKEYRGNFFKAGRNSPYRDRSPEENLDLFRRMRAGEFPDGARTLRAKIDMQSPNMNMRDPLMYRIKRAHHHRTGDAWLIYPMYDFAHGVSDAIERITHSICTLEFEDHRPLYDWFLQQDVDGKFFSRPHPRQIEFARLNLTYTVMSKRRLLELVKEGIVKGWDDPRMPTISGLRRRGYTAASVRAFAEKVGVAKRDMVADVGLLEHCVREDLAGSAPRAMAVLRPLKVVIENMAEGEVHWLDVPNHPENEALGRRKVPFTREVYVEREDFQIEAPKKWFRLAPGAEVRLKNACLLRCTGVVQDAAGEVTELRCTWDPASLGGDAPDGRKVKGTLHWVSAAHALACEVRLYDRLFTAKDPMDVPEGEDWRHFLNPESMEVLPAARVEPSLAAARPGEAFQFERLGYFVADPDGGKGTPVFNRTVSLKDSWAKAEAK, from the coding sequence AGTCGATCTGCATCAATTTCGGCCTCGCCGCCAAGTACGGAGGCCGTACGAACCTGCGCTTCGACGACACGAACCCCGTCAAGGAGGACATCGAGTACGTGGACTCCATCCGGGACGACGTGCGCTGGCTGGGCTTCGACTGGGCCGGGGAGCACTACGCCTCGGACTACTTCCCGTTCCTCTACGACTACGCGGAGTACCTCATCGGCCGGGGCATGGCCTACGTGTGCGACCTGAACGAGGAGGAGATCAAGGAATACCGGGGCAACTTCTTCAAGGCCGGGCGGAACAGCCCGTACCGGGACCGGAGCCCCGAGGAGAACCTGGACCTCTTCCGGCGCATGCGCGCCGGGGAGTTCCCCGACGGCGCCAGGACCCTGCGGGCGAAGATCGACATGCAGAGCCCCAACATGAACATGCGGGACCCGCTCATGTACCGCATCAAGCGCGCCCACCACCACCGCACCGGCGACGCCTGGCTCATCTACCCCATGTACGACTTCGCCCACGGGGTCTCGGACGCCATCGAGCGCATCACCCACTCCATCTGCACCCTGGAATTCGAGGACCACCGGCCCCTCTACGACTGGTTCCTGCAGCAGGACGTGGACGGTAAGTTCTTCTCCCGCCCCCATCCCCGGCAGATCGAGTTCGCCCGGCTCAACCTCACCTACACCGTCATGAGCAAGCGCCGCCTCCTGGAACTGGTCAAGGAGGGCATCGTCAAGGGCTGGGACGACCCCCGCATGCCCACCATCAGCGGCCTGCGCCGCCGGGGCTACACCGCCGCCAGCGTGCGCGCCTTCGCCGAGAAGGTGGGCGTGGCCAAGCGGGACATGGTGGCCGACGTGGGCCTCCTGGAGCACTGCGTGCGCGAGGACCTGGCCGGAAGCGCCCCCCGGGCCATGGCCGTGCTGCGCCCCCTGAAGGTGGTCATCGAGAACATGGCCGAGGGCGAGGTGCACTGGCTGGACGTGCCGAACCACCCCGAGAACGAGGCCCTGGGCCGGCGCAAGGTGCCCTTCACCCGGGAAGTCTACGTGGAGCGGGAGGATTTCCAGATCGAGGCCCCGAAGAAGTGGTTCCGCCTGGCCCCGGGCGCCGAGGTGCGCCTGAAGAACGCCTGCCTCCTGCGCTGCACCGGCGTGGTGCAGGACGCCGCGGGCGAGGTCACGGAGCTCCGCTGCACCTGGGACCCCGCCTCCCTGGGCGGGGACGCCCCCGACGGCCGGAAGGTCAAGGGGACCCTCCACTGGGTTTCCGCCGCCCACGCCCTGGCCTGCGAAGTGCGCCTCTACGACCGGCTCTTCACGGCCAAGGACCCCATGGACGTGCCCGAGGGCGAGGACTGGCGCCACTTCCTCAACCCCGAAAGCATGGAGGTGCTGCCCGCGGCCCGGGTGGAGCCCTCCCTCGCCGCCGCCCGGCCCGGGGAGGCCTTCCAGTTCGAGCGCCTGGGCTACTTCGTGGCCGATCCGGACGGCGGGAAGGGGACCCCGGTCTTCAACCGCACCGTGAGCCTCAAGGATTCCTGGGCGAAGGCCGAGGCCAAGTAG